CCTGCCTGCATGGCCTGCCGCGCCGTCTGGCCGCCGAGCGCATCGAGCGGGAACTGGAACGCCAGGAGCTGACGCCCCGTCGCCGGGACAAGGTGCGATTGCTCAACGGCGGCCACCGTCGGCGGGTGGAGATCGCCCGGGCCTTGCTCCATGAGCCACGCCTGATGCTGCTCGACGAAGCCAGTAGCGGCCTGGACCCGGCCAGCCGCGACGGCCTCAACCGGCATGTGCGCCAGCTCTGCCGCGAGCAGGGCATGGCGGTGCTGTGGGCCACCCACCTGCTGGATGAAGTACAGCCGGACGACCACCTGGTGCTCTTGCACCAGGGCCGGGTCATTGCCGACGACTGCGCGGGTGCGATTGGCGGCCATCGAGCGGACGGACTGGCGCACGCCTTCGACCGCCTCACCACCACGAAGGCGCCCTCATGAACGGGCCAGGGGAAGGTGCGCGCGGCGCACCCCACGCCGAATGCCCCCCATGCAGGGGGCGCCATGCGCACCGAGAATCGGGAACACGCCCCATGCTGACCTCCTATTGGCAATGCCTGCGCGGCATCCTCCTGCGGGAGTGGCTGCGCTTCGTCCTGCAGCGCACCCGCTTCCTCAGCGCCCTGGTCCGTCCCCTGCTCTGGCTGCTGGTGTTCGCCGCCGGTTTCCGCGCCGCCTTGGGGATCGCCATCATCGAGCCCTACGACACCTACATCACCTACGAGACCTACATAGTCCCGGGGCTCGCCTGCATGATCCTGCTGTTTAACGGCATGCAGGGCTCGCTGTCCATGGTCTACGACCGGGAGATGGGCAGCATGCGCCTGCTGCTCACCAGCCCCCTGCCCCGGCCCTTCCTGCTGCTGGCCAAGCTGCTGGCCACGGCCCTGGTGTCGCTGCTGCAGGTCTACGCCTTCCTGGCGATCGCCTGGTTCTGGGGCGTCCAGCCGCCCCTGGGCGGCCTGCTGGCGGCCCTGCCGGCGCTGCTGCTCGCGGCGCTGCTGCTCAGCGCACTGGGCCTATTGCTCTCCAACGGCATCCGCCAGTTGGAGAACTTCGCCGGGGTGATGAACTTCGTGATCTTCCCGCTGTTCTTCCTGTCCTCGGCGCTCTACCCGCTGTGGAAGATGCGCGAGGCCAGCGAGTGGCTCTACTGGCTCTGCGCCCTGAATCCCTTCAGCCACGCCGTGGAGCTGGTGCGCTTCGCCCTCTACGAGCGCTTCAATCCACTGGCGGCGGCGGTCTGCCTGGGACTGACGCTCGCCTTCGCGCTGGCGGCGGTGGTCACCTTCAACCCGCAGCACGCGGCGCTGCGCAAGTCCGGCTGAGTCGAGTCGGGGAAATTACTACTTTGGTACGGGTTTCCCCCTCTCATCGTCGAATTTCCAAAGCGCCAGTACTGGCCTGTAATGCCGACATAACAAAAGTACAGAGACCGCCATGAAGCGCTTTCTCGCCTGCCTGACCTGCCTTGTCCTGGCCCTGCCCGTCATCGCCGACGACGGGGCCGATACCGCCTTGTTTTCCAGCGACGGCTACCGCCAGACCCGCTACCGCAGCCCCACGCCCGCCCAGGTGGAGCCGGCCCGGACCCTGGACACCGAACAGCTCCAGGCCCAGTTGGCCGCCCACCCCGACACCCTGCTGATCGACGTCTATCGCCGCCCCTGGCTGCACGGGCGCTTCGTCGAGGAGGAGCCCCACGCCAACCTGCCGGGCAGCCTGTGGCTGGCCAATACCGGCGACGGCCATCTCAGCCCGCAATGGCAGGCCTACTTCAGCCGCAACCTGCACGAGGCCACGGGCGGTCAGCCGGATCGACCGCTGGTCTTCTATTGCCGCTCCGATTGCTGGCTCAGCTGGAACGCCGTGAAGCGCGCCGCCGCGCTGGGCTACAACAATCTCTACTGGTACCGTGACGGCATCGATGCCTGGGAGCAGGCCGGCCTGCCCCTGACGCCCGCTCGTCCACAACCCTTCCCCTGACCCGGCGCACCGGGCAAGCCGCACCATAATGAAAACAACGAGGTGAAAGGCCGTGTACAAGATCCTGATTGCCGACGACCACCCACTCTTCCGCGAAGCCATCCACAACGTCATCAGTGACGGCTTTCCGGAAAGCGAAGTCATGGAAACCGCCGACCTGGACAGCGCCCTGGCACTGACCCAGGAGCACGACGACCTGGACCTGATCCTGCTGGACCTGAACATGCCCGGGATGCACGGCCTCAACGGCCTGATCAACCTGCGCAACGAGGCCCCCACGGTGCCGGTGGTGATCGTCTCCGCCGAACAGGACAAGCAGGTGGTGCTGCAGGCCATCACCTATGGCGCGGTGGGATTCATCACCAAGTCCTCGCCCCGCGCGCAGATGACCGACGCCATCGAGCAGATCCTCAACGGCAACGTCTACCTGCCCTCCGACATCATCCGCACCCAGAAATCCTCGCCCCGCCGGCACCACGAGGAGCCGAGCATCCCGCCCGAGCTGCTGCAGGCCCTGACCCGCAAGCAGTTGCTGGTGCTGGAGCGCATGACCAGGGGCGAGTCGAACAAGCAGATCGCCTACAACCTGGACATCGCCGAGACCACGGTGAAGGCCCATGTGTCGGCCATCCTGCGCAAGCTGAACGTGCATAACCGGGTGCAGGCCATCCTTTCCGCCGGCGATATCGATTTCAGCGCCTACCTGCGGCGCTGAGGGGCCCCATGCCGGCTCCGCGCATCGCGCCGGGACCGTGCTCCGCCCGTTGGGTCTCGTTCCGCCACCCATGAGGCTCGCAACCACCGCGTAGGGTGCGCCATGCGCACCGCCAGAGGCTCCGGGAATACGCTGTCGTCCGCCGAAACCGTGGTGCGCGCGGCGCACCCTACGGGCGAATCGGCGTATTCGGGGAGTGGGTGGGGGCGCAATGATTCGGGTGCCTGGTTATGTTGATCCGCTAATTCCAGGCAGGAAGCCGACCATGTCCAACTACCGCCGTTCCAGGGAGCCCGGGGCCATCTATTTCTTTACCCTGGTCACTCACCGGCGCCAGCCGGTGCTCACCACGGTTCCGCTTCGCCAGGCATTGCGCCAATCGATCCAGGAGGTACGCGCAAGCTATCCGTTCCGGATCCACGGTTGGGCGCTGTTGCCGGATCACCTGCACTGCATCTGGCAATTGCCATTGGGTGACGAGGAATTTGGCTTGCGCTGGTCGATCATCAAGCGACGGGTCAGCCAGCAGGTCGGGCGGGACGGCGCGCTTAGCGCCAGCCGTGCCGGTCGTCGAGAGCTGGGGCTTTGGCAGCGGAGATTCTGGGAACATCGGATACGTGACGAGGTGGACTACCGCCGGCACATGGATTACCTGCACTGGAATCCGGTCAGGCACGGGCTGGTTCAACGGGTCGCCGATTGGCCCTGGTCGAGTTTCCACCGACTGGTGCGGGAGGGGGTGTATCCGCAGGACTGGGGCGGCTGTGGCGATATAGGCGGTGCTTTCGGCGAGTGACCTCGCGGCGCACCCACATTCGGCCGAACGCCGCGCGCACCGCTCACTGCCCCAGCAAATGACTCATGGCCGTCTTCAGCTTCATCGGGCGCACGGGCTTGTGCATCAGGGTGTGGCCAAGGTCGCGCATCTGTTGCTTGAGGTCGTTGCTGTAGTTGGCGGTGATCATCAGGGCCGGCAACGGCTGGCTGCGGCGGGCGTTGATGTGGGCGACGGCGTCGACGCCATTGCGATCGTCGTCCAGGTGATAGTCGGCGATCAGCAGGTCCGCCTCGGCGTGGAAGTTGTCCACCTGGCGGGCCAGGTCTTCCTCGGAGAGCGCGGTGGTCACGCGGCAGCCCCAGCCTTCCAGCAGGGTGCGCATGCCGGCGCAGATGGAGGCGTCGTTGTCGAGCACCCAGACCCGCGCGCCCACGAGCCGCTCCAGCACCGCGCGGGGCTCGTCCGGTGCCTGTTTCTGACGGGGCATGCGCCTGGCCAGCGGCACCTCGACGGCGAACAGCGAGCCCTTGCCGGGCGTCGAGGCGACGTGGATGCGATGCCCCAGCATCCGTGCGATCTTGTCGACTATGGCCAGGCCCAGTCCCAGGCCCCGGTCCTGCTTCTCGCGTACGGCATCGCCGCGCTTGAACTCCTGGAAGATCTCGCCGAGCTTGTCGGCGGGAATCCCCACACCGGTGTCGCGCACCTCGATCCAGAGGCTCTGTCGACGCCGCCGGCAACCGAGGAGGATGCGGCCTTTCGGGGTGTAGCGAATGGCGTTGCTGAGCAGGTTGCGGAGAATCCGCGCCAGGAGCTGCAGGTCGCTGTGGACCAGCGCCGAGCTGGCCACGAAGTCCAGCCGCAAGCCTTCGCTGGTGGCGACCTGGCGGTACTCGACGGCCAGGTTGTCGAGCAGTTCGCGCACGGCGAAGGTGGCGATGTCGGGTTTGATCACCCCGGCGTCCAGCTTGGAGATGTCCACCAGGGTGCCCAGCAGGTTCTCCACGTCTTCCAGGGAATTGCTGACGTTGCGCACCAGCGCCAGGTTGCAGCGGGACTCACGCTGTTCCAGCAGGGCGCTGGTGAACAACCGGGCGGCGTTCAGGGGTTGCAGCAGGTCGTGGCTGACGGCCGCGAGGAACTTGGTTTTCGACAGGTTGGCCCGGTCCGCTTCCACCTTGGCTTCGCGCAGGCGCAATTCGGCCTGGGTGCGCTCGTCGATCTCGTGGCGCAGCTGGTTGTTGACCGCCGTGAGTTCCGAGGTCCGCTCCCGCACCCGCTGCTCCAGGTTCTGGTAGGCCTGGTGCAGGGCTTCGGCGGTGCGACGGCGTTCGGTGATGTCGCGGATCAGCACGAAGATGCCCACCACCTCGCCGTTGGCCAGCCGGTTGGGCACGTAGGAGCGCAGCATGCAGCGTTCTTGGCCGCTGTGGTTGGTCTCGGTCACCTCGAAGGACAGGCTTTCCCCCGCCAGGGCGCGCTCCACATAGGGTTCGAGGCGCCGCCAGTGCTCGTCGCTGTGCACCTCGCGCAGGTTCTGGCCGAGCATGGCGCCCCGAGGCCAGCGGTACCATTCCTCGTACACCTTGTTGGTGAACTCGTAGACCAGGTCGGCGCTGAGGTAGGCGATCAGCGCCGGGACCTGATCGGTGATCAGGCGTATCCAGCGTTCGCTCTCGGCCAGGGTCTCGGCGTGGCGATAGCGTTCGGTGATGTCGGTGAAGGTGTTGACGAAGCCGCCGGTGGGCAGTGGATGGGTCCGCACTTCCAGCACACGGCCGTTGAACAGGCGCTGTTCCATCTCGCGGATCGACCGGCCATTGGCGTCGCGCGTCGCAGGCGTCAGCAGCGGCAGTTCGCTGTCGGCCATGACGCTGGCGAAGCTGCGGTGGGCCTCCAGCGGCGCCAGCCCGCAGAGTTCCAGGAAACGATGGTTCCAGAGTTCCAGCACGCCGTCGGCGCCGACCATGGCCACCCCCTGGGACAGGTTGTCGACGGCGCGCTGCAGCAGGCGCGACTTCTGCGCCAGGGCCTGTTCACGGCGCGCCGTCTCGCTCAGCTTCACCTCGGTGATGTCGGTGTAGAGGATCACCAGGCCACCCTCGCGGGTGGGCCGCTCGCTGACCTGGACCCAGCGTCCGTCATGCAGCCGGTAGAGGATGTTGTCGTCGCTGCCCCGGTGCTCCTCGACGATCAGCCCGGTGCTTTCGGCCAGGCGGCGGATCTCGGCCAGACGCGTTCCCGCCGAGATGCGGGCGCGGGTGCGTGCCCAGAAGGACTTGAAGCGGCTGTTGAAGAGGATGATGCGCTGGTCCCGGTCGAACAGCACGAAGGCGTCGGAGATGCTCTCGATGGCGTCGATCAGGTGCTGGTGGGCGGTTTCCGCGCGCAACCGGGCGTCGCTCAGGAGGCGGTTGCTGGCCTTGAGTTCGGCCATGGCCTGGTTGAGAGCATCGGTGCGTTCGCGCACCTGTTCCGCCAGCACCACCGAGTGCTGGAAGGCTGCGTAGCTGTCGGCGCGGCTGGAGGCGCTGGACTCGACCCGCTCGATCAGGGCGGCGTTGATGCGCCGCAGCTTGCGGTTCTCCTCCTCCAGGCTGGCGATGCGCGCCTCGCAGTCATCGGATGCCATTGCGCCCCCGGCGCCCGATGGCGACTCCGGTGAAGGTCTGGTTGATGTGCATGCCATTGAACTGCTCTCCGTAGGAGTTGAAGCCGATCACCCGGTGGCGCCGCAGCACGGCGCTGGTCAGGGCGACGGTTTCCGGGTCGCCCTCGATTTCCAGGCGGCGCAGGAAGCAGTCGCAGCCGAGGGTGATCAGGGGTGGTCCGAGGCGCTCGCCCAGACGCTGGAACAGCGCCTCCAGGTTCGGCACCAGTGGGCCGGGACGCATGGCGGAAAGCACGATGCCGTTCTCCACCGCGCAGTAGAAGGACAGGCTGAGGTCGGCATGCACCCGCTGGATGGAGCGCACGTAGTAGGAATCCCCCAGGCGCACGGCCAGCGGATGGGCGGCGAACACCCGGTGGTCCAGTCGCTCGACGGGCACGCCGATCATGTCCGCGTAGGCCTGGGCCGCAGGTTCGGCGTTGAGCTCGAAGACCCGCCGGCTGGCGTTGTCGGCGCGGGTGACCACCAGTTTCTCCGTACCGGGGAGGATGTGATGGGTGCTGAAGACCTCGAAATCCAGCGCGGTGTTGACCAGGACCACCACGGCCGCGCCGGCGTGGAACTGGCCTTCGTAGTAGACATGGGTGTTCTGCAGGTGGTTGTCGTCCGCCGCCGAGCCACCGAAATGGGGGATGCTGCCAAAGGCGGCGGCCAGCGCGGCCAGCACCACTTCCTCGCGGCTGGACAGGCCGTCCAGCAGGGTCAGGGCGAAGCTGTGGTCCTTGATGGGCGCCAGGGAGTTGGCCCGGCAATCCTGCACCAGGCGCTCCACCAGCTGCTGGGCGTCGATCAGGCCGAAGCGGTCCATCTCGTCCACCAGGGCGCTGGCGATGGAGAAGTGGCGATGGTCGAAACCCACTGCGCTGACGCAGTTGCGGCCGTAGCCCTGGTCGGTGATCTCGCCGGCACTGGTGCAGCCCACCAGGCGCACGCCGCCGAAGTACTGCTCCAGTGAGTGGCCCAGGGCTTCCAGGTCGTACTCGGCGGAGCAGAAGAAGAGCACGAAGCCCAGATGGGGATGGATGAGCTGTCGCGCCAGGTCCTGGGCCACCGCCTCGGCCTCGCTGGCCTGGGACATGGCGGTGACGACGCCTTCTGCCGGTTCCTCACGCATCTTCCGTAGTACCCGATAAGCCTGTGGATCGTGGGGAAATTCTACGGAGCGGGCCGGCGGTGCCCTATCCTCCTTGGGTAGCGGGACGCTTAGTCCGAAGGTAGGAGGCGGCTTTTCCCCTCTCCCCCTGGGAAAGGGGCCAGGGGTGAGGGAAGTTTCGCGCACACAAAAAAGGCGGGAGGACGACCGTCTCTCCCGCCAAAACCGGAGCAATCCTGGAAAAGCGGCTTACCAGCTCAGCACGGCCCCCACGGCGAAGGTGTCGGTGTCCTCGTTCTGGGCGCTGCCTTCATGGCCGTCGATCTCGAACTGGTTGTACTCGGCCACCAGCTTGAGGTTGTCGTTGATGTCGCGGAACAGGGCGATACCACGGGTTTCGTAATCGGCGCCGGTGTTCACCACGCCGTTGCCGTCGTCCTTGGTCTTGCCATAGGACAGGGCGAGGCGGTTCTTGCCGAAGCGGTAGGAGCCCTGCAGCAGGTAACCGTCGCTGTCCACTTCGCGCAGGGTCGGCTCGCCGGCGTTGTTGGTGAAGAAGGGGTTGATGCCCTTGGCCTGGAAGCCCGAACCGACGACGGTGAAGGCGCCCATCTTGGCCTGGACGCCGTAGCCCAGGCCCTTGGAGGTGACGCTGTCCACCGCCGGATCGGTGTTCTCGGAGGTCTGGTAGGCGCCGTTGACCCAGGAGTAGATCTGCGCGCCGCCCAGCTCGAATTCGTAGGTGACCTCGGTCTCGAAACGCGGGTTTTCCTGGTAGGCCTTGCCGGTCGGGCTGTCGTCGTTGGTGTCCACCGGGTCCATGATGCCCACGGCGGCGCGCAGGCCATCGGTCTTCACGCTGCGGTAGGTGATCTGTGAGGTGGGGAACGGATAGGGGTAGCCGCTGCCGATGTTGCCGAAGGACACGCCGCCGCCGTCCACCAGGCCGAGGGTGTCGCTGACCTGGCCGTAACCCGCCAGCAGTTCGTCCAGCAGGATGTTGGAGCGGGCGAAGAGGCCGAAGTCCTTGCCCACCAGCACTTCACCCCAGTCGCCGGTCACGGTGCCGTAGAACTGGCGGACGTCGATGGCGGTGGCGGTGCCATTGGTCTCGCTGTCGTTGATGGTGACCCAGAAGGACGAACGCGCGCCCAGTTGCAGGCCATCCACCTGCTTGCCCATGTTGAAGCCGATCCAGTTGGGCAGGAACCCCATCTTCACCCGGGATTGGCGGCGGTCGAATTGCTCGCCGTCGCGGTCGACGTCGCTGTTGACGTAGAAGGCGTTGACATACCCGTCGGTGGAGAAAGTGGTGTCGTCCTTGTCGTAGAGGACGATCTCGGCGGCGGCCTGCTGGCTGGCCAGGGCAACCGCCGCCGCGAGGGCGAGGCGGGACAAACGGGCTTGGGCGATCTTCTTGTTGTGCATGACGCTCTCCGCTGTGGGTGGACGACCGGCAGGTCAGTCGTGTCGGAGGCGATTATCGAAACGCCCGGATGCCGGCCATAGGCTGCATTGGCAGCGGTTCGGCGGTGCTTTGGCCGGGTCGTGCAAGCCGCGCCTGCAAGGCGTAGGACCGGACGCTGCCGAGGTCGTAATCCATGGGGCGCAGGCACCAAGGGACGATGCCGGTGGGCTCGTCCTTCGGAAGGAGTTGGCAGGGAGGTTTCGGAGCGGTCGTCAGGCGAAGGCGGGATCGCCGGCGTTGGCCAGCACGAGGCGGGAAGCGGGGTTGGCCAGGGTATCGAAGGCGTCCAGCAGCTCATCGATGATCGGCGACGAGAGTGCCTCGGCCACCGAATCGGCGTGGAAGGCCGGCAATCCGGCCAGGCGATCGTGCCACCCCTGGCGGGCGCGATCGACGAAGGTCCTGTCCTGCAACTGCCGGCGCAGCGACGCCTGGGCGCGCCCCAGGGCTTCGTCGTCGACGCGGGCCAGCACCGCGCGCTGCTGTGTCAGGAACGCCCGCAGGTGCCGGTCCAGCTCCGCCACCGTCGCCTTGGGCGATTGCACGGCGAAGAACAGCCCGCGATGGCCATCCAGCTGGCGGAAACCGCACGCCAGGGCATAACCCAGTTGCAGCTCGCCGCGCAGGCGTTGATGGAAGGCGGGCTCCAGCCAGGTGGCCAGGAGGCGCCAGGCGGCTTCGGCCCGCGCACTGGGCGTCTCCAGGGGATGGAAGGCCAGCAGCGCCGCCTCGCCGGGGATCTCGAGGTGGTTCCAGGCGCCCGGCGTCGAGGGCAAGGGGCCGGCGCGGGATTGGCGCAAGCCGGGTGGCGCCTGGTCGAGGCAGACCTCCCCTGCGCCCATCCCGTCCCAGGTCACGCCTGCCCAGAAACGCTCCAGCCCTTGCGGGTCCAGGATCGGAGCCGCCTCGATCGAGGGTCCGGGGCCAAGCTGCAATCGCTGCAGCAATTGCCGGATGGGCAGTTCGCCGGCCAGTCGACACCGGGCCTCCCGTTCCAGGCGGGGTCCTTCGGCCAGTGTCCGCGCCGGTGGCTGCCGAAGCGCTTCGAGCAGGTCGCGGGCCACCGGTCGCAGCACCGGGGCCGGTCCTTCGAGCGCCAGGCCCAAGCCGTCCCAACCGGATCGCAACTGTCCGTCGACCCCGGCGGCGGCGGCCTTGCGCAGGATGGGGCGCAGCGCGCGCTGGAGGCTCTGCTCCAGCCCGGCTGGAAGCTCCGGCGGATCCGTCCGCCAGCCCAGGAAGAGGACGCCCTGGCCCTCGGCTCCGGGCAGGCAGTCCAGGGGGACGAGGGGCGTGGTCGGCTGCACGGCGGGATCGAGATAGGGGTTGGCGCCCGGCAGTTGCCAGGGCGTACCCGGACGGCGCCTTATCCGTGGCGCCGTCAGGACGTCGAGGCACACCGGAAAACCCGCCGCCTCGACGGTGGTTCCCCGGCCATTCGCCTGGGTGTCGAGGCGGATCATCCGCTCCGGCCGGAGTTGCGCCAGAAGGCCGGCCAGCGACGTCCGTGCGGGAAGGCCCGGGTCCAATGCAGCATCCAGGGGCGCCAGGCGTTGGAGGCGCCACCGGCGTGCCCGGATCCAGTCATTCCAGGCGCCCGGCCAGGGGAAGCGGTCGCGCAGGACGTCCAGCCAGTCGAGCACCCGGTCGCAGAGCCGGTCGCCGTCGAGGTCGGCCGCGCCGTCGAATTCCATCAGCAGCAGGCCCTGCCGGGAGGCGGCATAGGGCAGGCGAACCCGGAGGTCATCGCACAGGCCCTCGGCGCCCAGGCGATCCAGCAGGCCACCCGGCGACTCGTCCTGCAGCAGGTCGTCGAGCAACCCGCTGGCCGCCTCCAGCTCCGGCAGTTCACCTTCGAGGGCGAAGGCCAGCAGTCGCCGACCGCCGCCCGCTGGAAGGCTCAGCCGCAGGTGATGGGCGCGCAATGGCAACAGGGGCGGCACCTGCACCGGAGGGCGATGAAATGCGGGCGGCAGGCACGAGGAGCGCCGGATCGCCAGCTCCCGCAACTCGCCAAGGGGACGGGACGCCGCCAGGGTCAGGGTCATGGAGGCGGGCTGGTAGTGGGTACGGTGGAAGGCGTGCAGGGCCGGCAGGAAGTCCGGGTGCTCCAGTGCCAGGCTCGCGGCATTCCCCGCGTGGAAGTCGCCCAGCGGGTGGCCGGGGGCCAGCGCGCTAGACAGGGCCGATTCGCAGAGCGTCTGCGGATCTCCCGCCCGAGCGCTGTACTCCGCCTGCAAGACCTCACGCTCGCGAACCAGGGCCTGCGGCTCCAGCAAGGGGGCGACCAGCATGTCCAGCAGGCGATCCAGGGCTTCATCCAGGCAGGCGGCAGGCACCTCGCAGAAGTAGCGCGTGTTTCGGGCGCGGGTCGTGGCATTCACCCGTCCCCCCAGGCGCTGGACGAAGGGAATCAAGCCATCGCCGGGTGCGAACCGGCGGCTGCCGAGAAACACCAGGTGTTCGAGGAAGTGGGCCATCCCGGGAAAGCTCGCCGGCTCGTCGTGGCTGCCCGCCGCGATGTCCACCACCACCGCGGCCAGGGCGGTGTCCGGGCTCTGCAGAAGGCGCGTGCGCAAGCCATTGTCCAGGTGGAGGTCCAGGATCTCGCTCACGGGGGTATCCGGAAAGATTTGAGTCCCCGTCAGCTTCAGGGGGGAACCAGGGTGAGGCAATGCTTCTTTCGGGCTAATCCTTTGGTTCCTCCGCCAGGTTCTCGGGCTATATGGTCAATTTCCTACATCTTTATCAGGCAATCACCTGTGCCATCCATGGACGTGACTCCATCGTCGGCCGTGTCATCTCAACACGATAATGGCAACCTGCCATCTGGACTGATGGCCCGACCGGAGCACCTATGGACGAGACGCCCCAAGAGATTCCCCAGAGCGAAATCGCCCTGCTGGCCAATATCCTGGCCCTGACCACGCGCAATATGACCGCCATCACCACATTGCTGGCCCAGGTGACCGCGCAGATGGCCAACTCCAGGGACGACACTCTGCAAAGCGCGTCCGTCGGCCTGCTGGACAGGATCACCGGCCTGGGCCATGACCTGGAGCTGCAATGGGACCTGATCCAGTCGCTGGATCGCTTCTGTCCGTTGCTCGCACGCACACCGCCCAAGCGGACCTCCCTGGTCACCGAAATCGACATCAGCCAACTGCCGCAGAGTCACTGAGAACTTGCATTCCTGCGCGCGATCCGCTAGGGTCGCCGCCGTTAGTACCAAGTTGTAAGTCAATCCGGCCTCCGATCCCTCGCCCGCACGGGCTTCACCAAAGGGACCCGGCCTCCCCCGAAGACTCGACGACAGCGCCATCGCAACCCGCGATGTCAGCAGGCTGTCATGAGCGCCCGGTAGATTGACCAGGACTGCAGACCAGGCCAGACCCTTGCCTGGAGCAGAACCTGGCATCCCAAGTACCAGCTGCCAGAGCCAGATTCCCGATTTGGGGAACCAAGCGCCGGCACCCTTGCTCCGATAAGGATCATCCGACCTGAGCCTGTTGCTCGGCGGATTCGGAGTC
This genomic window from Pseudomonas furukawaii contains:
- a CDS encoding REP-associated tyrosine transposase; the protein is MSNYRRSREPGAIYFFTLVTHRRQPVLTTVPLRQALRQSIQEVRASYPFRIHGWALLPDHLHCIWQLPLGDEEFGLRWSIIKRRVSQQVGRDGALSASRAGRRELGLWQRRFWEHRIRDEVDYRRHMDYLHWNPVRHGLVQRVADWPWSSFHRLVREGVYPQDWGGCGDIGGAFGE
- a CDS encoding porin, producing MHNKKIAQARLSRLALAAAVALASQQAAAEIVLYDKDDTTFSTDGYVNAFYVNSDVDRDGEQFDRRQSRVKMGFLPNWIGFNMGKQVDGLQLGARSSFWVTINDSETNGTATAIDVRQFYGTVTGDWGEVLVGKDFGLFARSNILLDELLAGYGQVSDTLGLVDGGGVSFGNIGSGYPYPFPTSQITYRSVKTDGLRAAVGIMDPVDTNDDSPTGKAYQENPRFETEVTYEFELGGAQIYSWVNGAYQTSENTDPAVDSVTSKGLGYGVQAKMGAFTVVGSGFQAKGINPFFTNNAGEPTLREVDSDGYLLQGSYRFGKNRLALSYGKTKDDGNGVVNTGADYETRGIALFRDINDNLKLVAEYNQFEIDGHEGSAQNEDTDTFAVGAVLSW
- the nosP gene encoding nitric oxide-sensing protein NosP, translated to MREEPAEGVVTAMSQASEAEAVAQDLARQLIHPHLGFVLFFCSAEYDLEALGHSLEQYFGGVRLVGCTSAGEITDQGYGRNCVSAVGFDHRHFSIASALVDEMDRFGLIDAQQLVERLVQDCRANSLAPIKDHSFALTLLDGLSSREEVVLAALAAAFGSIPHFGGSAADDNHLQNTHVYYEGQFHAGAAVVVLVNTALDFEVFSTHHILPGTEKLVVTRADNASRRVFELNAEPAAQAYADMIGVPVERLDHRVFAAHPLAVRLGDSYYVRSIQRVHADLSLSFYCAVENGIVLSAMRPGPLVPNLEALFQRLGERLGPPLITLGCDCFLRRLEIEGDPETVALTSAVLRRHRVIGFNSYGEQFNGMHINQTFTGVAIGRRGRNGIR
- a CDS encoding ABC transporter ATP-binding protein, whose product is MNTLELRDLGFAYGSRRALDGVSFSLEPGTFTALLGPNGAGKSSLIALLTRLYELQRGEVRVCGHDLRQAPRQALARLGVVFQQSTLDLDLSVEQNLAYHACLHGLPRRLAAERIERELERQELTPRRRDKVRLLNGGHRRRVEIARALLHEPRLMLLDEASSGLDPASRDGLNRHVRQLCREQGMAVLWATHLLDEVQPDDHLVLLHQGRVIADDCAGAIGGHRADGLAHAFDRLTTTKAPS
- a CDS encoding ABC transporter permease; protein product: MTSYWQCLRGILLREWLRFVLQRTRFLSALVRPLLWLLVFAAGFRAALGIAIIEPYDTYITYETYIVPGLACMILLFNGMQGSLSMVYDREMGSMRLLLTSPLPRPFLLLAKLLATALVSLLQVYAFLAIAWFWGVQPPLGGLLAALPALLLAALLLSALGLLLSNGIRQLENFAGVMNFVIFPLFFLSSALYPLWKMREASEWLYWLCALNPFSHAVELVRFALYERFNPLAAAVCLGLTLAFALAAVVTFNPQHAALRKSG
- a CDS encoding response regulator transcription factor, which translates into the protein MYKILIADDHPLFREAIHNVISDGFPESEVMETADLDSALALTQEHDDLDLILLDLNMPGMHGLNGLINLRNEAPTVPVVIVSAEQDKQVVLQAITYGAVGFITKSSPRAQMTDAIEQILNGNVYLPSDIIRTQKSSPRRHHEEPSIPPELLQALTRKQLLVLERMTRGESNKQIAYNLDIAETTVKAHVSAILRKLNVHNRVQAILSAGDIDFSAYLRR
- the nahK gene encoding hybrid sensor histidine kinase/response regulator NahK/ErcS' — protein: MACTSTRPSPESPSGAGGAMASDDCEARIASLEEENRKLRRINAALIERVESSASSRADSYAAFQHSVVLAEQVRERTDALNQAMAELKASNRLLSDARLRAETAHQHLIDAIESISDAFVLFDRDQRIILFNSRFKSFWARTRARISAGTRLAEIRRLAESTGLIVEEHRGSDDNILYRLHDGRWVQVSERPTREGGLVILYTDITEVKLSETARREQALAQKSRLLQRAVDNLSQGVAMVGADGVLELWNHRFLELCGLAPLEAHRSFASVMADSELPLLTPATRDANGRSIREMEQRLFNGRVLEVRTHPLPTGGFVNTFTDITERYRHAETLAESERWIRLITDQVPALIAYLSADLVYEFTNKVYEEWYRWPRGAMLGQNLREVHSDEHWRRLEPYVERALAGESLSFEVTETNHSGQERCMLRSYVPNRLANGEVVGIFVLIRDITERRRTAEALHQAYQNLEQRVRERTSELTAVNNQLRHEIDERTQAELRLREAKVEADRANLSKTKFLAAVSHDLLQPLNAARLFTSALLEQRESRCNLALVRNVSNSLEDVENLLGTLVDISKLDAGVIKPDIATFAVRELLDNLAVEYRQVATSEGLRLDFVASSALVHSDLQLLARILRNLLSNAIRYTPKGRILLGCRRRRQSLWIEVRDTGVGIPADKLGEIFQEFKRGDAVREKQDRGLGLGLAIVDKIARMLGHRIHVASTPGKGSLFAVEVPLARRMPRQKQAPDEPRAVLERLVGARVWVLDNDASICAGMRTLLEGWGCRVTTALSEEDLARQVDNFHAEADLLIADYHLDDDRNGVDAVAHINARRSQPLPALMITANYSNDLKQQMRDLGHTLMHKPVRPMKLKTAMSHLLGQ
- a CDS encoding PQQ-dependent catabolism-associated CXXCW motif protein; the encoded protein is MKRFLACLTCLVLALPVIADDGADTALFSSDGYRQTRYRSPTPAQVEPARTLDTEQLQAQLAAHPDTLLIDVYRRPWLHGRFVEEEPHANLPGSLWLANTGDGHLSPQWQAYFSRNLHEATGGQPDRPLVFYCRSDCWLSWNAVKRAAALGYNNLYWYRDGIDAWEQAGLPLTPARPQPFP